A region of the Brachybacterium sacelli genome:
CCGATCACCGCCCCGACCGGCTCGGCGAGCCCCGTCATGGTCGCGAGCCAGAACGCCTTGGCCCGCGAGCCGGTCGCGCGGCGGACGGGCACCGCGACCGCGAGCCCCTCGGGGATGTTGTGCACCGCGATCGCCGCCACCACGGGGACCGCGATCTCGGGGGCCTGCAGTGCGGCCACGAAGGTCGCGAAGCCCTCGGGCACGTTGTGCAGGGCCAGCGCCGCTGCGGTCACCGTCCCGGTGCGCAGCAGACGCGCCCGCAGGGCCCGGTCCGCGGCCTGCTCGGCCGCGTCCCGCACCTCGGCGTGGCCCACGCTGCCGGTCATGCGTCCGGCGAACTCGTGCGGGCTGACGGACTCGGGCACCAGGCGGTCCAGCACGGCGATCAGCGCGATGCCGACGAAGAAGGAGATGACGGCCAGAGTCGTGCCCCGGGTGGTGACGGTGTCGCCGCCGGAGAGGATGTGCGCACCCTCCGGCATCAGCTCGACGAAGGAGACGTAGAGCATCACCCCGGCCGAGAGGCCGAGACCGCCTCCGAGCACCTTGGGGTTCGTCCCCCGGCCGAGGACGCCGAGGGCGGCACCGATGCTGGTGGCAGCACCGGCGAGGAGAGTGAGGAGGAAGGCGACGAGCACGGGGACGACCCTAGCCGTCGAGGCGCGGCCATCCGGGACAGAGGTCCTTTCGCGAAGTGGGCACGGCGCGCCGCGCGGAGGAGGGCGCTCGTAGACTGTCCCCATGCCCGAACCCGCCTCTTACCTCGCCGTCACCGACCTGCGCTCGCGGACGCTGACCGCTGCCGAGCTCACGGCCGCTCTGCCCCGGCCGGAGCTCGACGTCGAGGCCGCAGCCGTCGCCGTGCGCCCCGTGGTCGAGGACGTCGCGGCCCGCGGCGCCGACGCCGTGCTGGACGCCTCCGAGCGCTTCGACGGGGTACGGCCCGAGCATCTGCGGGTCCCGCAGGCCGAGCTGCAGCGCGCGCTCGAGGAGCTCGACCCCGCGATCCGTGCGGCGCTCGAGGAGTCCGCGGACCGGGTGCGCCGGGTCGACGCGGCCCAAGGACGCCCGACGGAGAGCGTCGAGGTCGTGCCGGGTGGGACGGTGTCCCAGCGCTGGGTGCCGGTGCGCCGGGTGGGCCTGTACGTGCCGGGCGGGCGCGCGGTGCTGCCCAGCTCCGTGGTGATGAACGTGGTGCCCGCCCAGGTCGCGGGCGTCGAGCAGATCGTGCTCGCCTCCCCGCCGCAGAAGGAGTTCGGCGGCCTGCCTCACCCCACCATCCTGGCCGCCTGTGCCCTGCTCGGGGTCACCGAGGTGATCGCCGCCGGCGGCGCCCAGGCCATCGCCCTGCTCGCCCACGGTGCCGACGATCTCGGAGCGGGGGTCCCGCTGGAACCGGTCGACCTGATCACGGGGCCGGGCAACGTGTACGTCGTCGCCGCCAAGCGCCTGGTGCGCGGACGGGTCGGGATCGACGCCGAGGCAGGCCCCACCGAGATCGCGATCCTCGCCGACGCCACCGCGGATCCCGCCTACGTGGCCGCGGACCTCATCTCGCAGGCCGAGCACGATCCGCTCGCCGCGAGCGTGCTGGTCACCGACGACGACCAGCTGCCCGCCGCGGTCGAGGCGGAGCTCGCGACGCAGGTGCCCAGGGCGTTGCACCACGAGCGCATCGCGGAGGCCCTGCGTGGTGAGCAGAGCGGTGTCGTCCTCGTGGACGACCTCGACCAGGGGCTCGCCGTGGTCGACGCCTACGGGGCGGAGCACCTCGAGATCCAGACCGCCGACGCCGCGGCGGTGGCCGCTCGGGTGACGAACGCGGGCGCGGTGTTCGTCGGTCCCCACAGCCCCGTGAGCCTGGGTGACTACGCCGCCGGCTCCAACCACGTGCTGCCCACGGGCGGGAGCTCGCGCTTCAACGGCGGTCTCGGCGTGCAGACCTTCCTGCGCGGCATCCACGTCGTCCAGTACGACCGCGACGCCCTCGCCACGGCGCGCGACGCCGCCACCGCCCTGGCCGATGCGGAGGGCCTGCCCGCCCACGGCACGGCGATCGACATCCGCTTCGACTGAGCACGCCCGTCGCCCCGGCGCTCGCTGCTGCGTCGCGTGGTCGACGACTGGCGCTATGGCATGCGCTCTGGCGATATGACCAGAGCGCATGCCATAGCGCCAGTTACGGACCTGCGCTCAGCGGGAGGCGTCGCGCTCTGACGACGGGATGTCGGCCTCGGTCGGATCGCCTGCCTCGGTCTCGCTCGATGCGATCTCGTGCGACTCGTCCCCGTCGATCCCCGCCGCCTTCGCCCCGGCCTGGTCCACCTCGGCCGCCTCCGCACCGGTGACGACCTTCGGTCGCCTCCGCTCACCGCGGGTGAGGAACAGGGCGACCGCGCGCCAGCCGAGCATGCCGACGGCGGTGATGATCGCGGTGGTGATGATGAACGACACCTCAGTGCCGGCG
Encoded here:
- the hisD gene encoding histidinol dehydrogenase; the protein is MPEPASYLAVTDLRSRTLTAAELTAALPRPELDVEAAAVAVRPVVEDVAARGADAVLDASERFDGVRPEHLRVPQAELQRALEELDPAIRAALEESADRVRRVDAAQGRPTESVEVVPGGTVSQRWVPVRRVGLYVPGGRAVLPSSVVMNVVPAQVAGVEQIVLASPPQKEFGGLPHPTILAACALLGVTEVIAAGGAQAIALLAHGADDLGAGVPLEPVDLITGPGNVYVVAAKRLVRGRVGIDAEAGPTEIAILADATADPAYVAADLISQAEHDPLAASVLVTDDDQLPAAVEAELATQVPRALHHERIAEALRGEQSGVVLVDDLDQGLAVVDAYGAEHLEIQTADAAAVAARVTNAGAVFVGPHSPVSLGDYAAGSNHVLPTGGSSRFNGGLGVQTFLRGIHVVQYDRDALATARDAATALADAEGLPAHGTAIDIRFD
- a CDS encoding DUF3054 domain-containing protein, which produces MFRSLGALVGDLLVVILFVTIGFLQHGTPLTSENIVLVGWPFALGVLLGHLAIRAWNAPFRIWPHGLFVWAITLAATMAIRTLFAAGTEVSFIITTAIITAVGMLGWRAVALFLTRGERRRPKVVTGAEAAEVDQAGAKAAGIDGDESHEIASSETEAGDPTEADIPSSERDASR
- the zupT gene encoding zinc transporter ZupT, giving the protein MLVAFLLTLLAGAATSIGAALGVLGRGTNPKVLGGGLGLSAGVMLYVSFVELMPEGAHILSGGDTVTTRGTTLAVISFFVGIALIAVLDRLVPESVSPHEFAGRMTGSVGHAEVRDAAEQAADRALRARLLRTGTVTAAALALHNVPEGFATFVAALQAPEIAVPVVAAIAVHNIPEGLAVAVPVRRATGSRAKAFWLATMTGLAEPVGAVIGFLLLAPLLEGGAMGAILAGVAGVMVFVSLDELLPAAEETGEHHTVIYSLIAGMAIMALTLLVL